In Aliamphritea ceti, a single window of DNA contains:
- a CDS encoding GlxA family transcriptional regulator produces MTTFYANSNDRPLIALLVFTDVKLLDVSGALQVFSDAEYQQQPVYNTCLTSLDGGLIRTDTGVFISTVKLTDVKPHTLLIAGGKGVHDACKNPQLINTLTQRLNSAYRTGSICTGAFLLAATGICSGKNIATHWQACQRLADSYPELHVDPNSIYVEDGVWSSAGVTAGIDMALAMVAEDIGRPEALRLAKSLVTYMVRPGNQSQFSIPLELQNQDSGGRFDTLHSWIRQNLHKDLSIEVLAAQANMSIRSFHRHYCKLSGNTPAKAITQLRLEAARDLLVNSNRSIERIAEDCGFTSIKQLQRSFQLQFKTSPSRYRALF; encoded by the coding sequence ATGACGACATTTTATGCCAATTCCAATGATCGACCACTTATCGCTTTACTGGTATTTACAGATGTTAAGCTGCTGGATGTCAGTGGAGCATTACAGGTATTTTCTGATGCTGAGTACCAACAACAGCCGGTTTACAATACCTGCCTGACATCTCTTGATGGCGGGCTTATACGCACCGATACAGGTGTATTTATTAGCACAGTAAAGCTAACTGATGTTAAACCTCATACTTTGCTAATTGCCGGCGGTAAAGGTGTTCATGACGCCTGCAAAAACCCTCAGCTCATCAACACTCTCACTCAACGATTAAATAGCGCTTACCGAACCGGGTCTATCTGTACTGGCGCATTTCTACTTGCGGCAACCGGCATTTGCAGTGGCAAGAACATAGCCACCCACTGGCAGGCCTGTCAGCGACTGGCAGATTCTTATCCCGAACTGCACGTTGATCCGAACTCTATTTATGTTGAAGATGGTGTCTGGTCGTCGGCAGGCGTCACCGCCGGTATAGACATGGCGTTAGCAATGGTTGCCGAAGACATTGGACGGCCTGAGGCACTGAGGCTGGCAAAATCACTGGTCACTTATATGGTACGTCCGGGTAATCAATCTCAGTTCAGTATCCCACTGGAATTACAGAATCAGGATTCCGGAGGCCGGTTCGATACGCTGCACAGCTGGATCAGACAAAACCTGCATAAAGATCTCAGCATTGAAGTACTCGCTGCACAGGCCAACATGAGCATACGCAGTTTTCATCGTCATTATTGCAAACTCAGCGGCAACACACCTGCAAAAGCCATTACTCAACTGCGGCTTGAAGCAGCACGGGATCTGCTAGTAAACAGCAATCGCAGCATTGAACGGATAGCTGAAGATTGCGGTTTCACATCAATCAAACAACTACAGCGAAGCTTTCAACTGCAATTCAAAACATCACCCAGTCGCTACAGGGCTTTATTTTAG